A window of Benincasa hispida cultivar B227 chromosome 9, ASM972705v1, whole genome shotgun sequence genomic DNA:
ACTTTTATTTTATCTGACTTATAATATTTAATGTTGTGTAGTTCATCCCACAACCTGAGATTGGCCACCAAATGACATCAGAGATGGTAAAAGAAGCAAGTGATTGGTTTGATAGGTTCTTATGCCAGAATATCAAAGAGTAATGTCTTTTCTCGCCCCGCAGAACTCAAAGAGACAGTTGTACGATCTATTGAACAAATTCTGTTCAAGTAAGAATAGTTGACTTTTCTCACCCCTCATCCCATTGGATCTATGATGCATTTGTAAAGATAATGTTCTTCCTGTACGAGTAACTATTCTATTTCTTAACTTGAAAAATCTGTTATTTTACTTGGTACCAAACAAGTTCCTGACATGTCATGCTCTAGTTGGGTCGAAACTCAGTGGGAGTTTGAATTGCAATGGTAAATGTTCTAAAGGGGTTTGATCAATTTTTTTGAATTGGAGGTATTCGTCCGACATTCCTACTACCTACTATACAAGTAGATATGAATTTCacgaggggaaaaaaaaaaggaaagaaaagaaggaaaacatagcatttattccaaaatttaaattaacgTAACATACTGAATTCCAATGACAAAATTCTTACACGGCCTAAACATAACGCAAAGAAAGCCCAAAGGTTCATCAATATATACAGGCGTCCCCTGGCACCAAACAATGAGGAAAAGAATTGTATCGAGAGAAACCAAGGAAAAAGAATGCCAAAGAGATTTAGTGGAAGTGAAATAAATATTCAGTCGCTACCAGCAGCTGCAGGAGTAGGTTTCATGGACTTGAACTTTGCCAAGTCAACGAGATCACCAAACAGATTGTCCTCTGGCTTAGAAGGCCTGTTGGGAGTCATACTAGACAAGGCAGAAATCTGGTAGGATGAATTTGTTATGCCATTATCATTACTAATATACATACGCTGTTCCAGATACTGTGCCCCCTGTGGCTGGATGTGGCCATAGCCAGAGAATTGGTTGCCAAACATTTGCAAAGGATACTGCTGCGAAAGCATTGCTCCGTAAGGCCCTCCGTCGAATGTCCGAGTGGCCGAATCCAGCTGATTGCTAATAGTAAACTGGCTATTAAGTGCTGAAATCTGGCTGCCTACAATTGGCTGGATATACACACCTACAACTTGGTTATTTGCGATTGGTTGAAGTCCTTGCGGATACAGACCATTCTGCACATGCGTGAAAACAACCTGAGTCACCTTCATCGGATGGGGATACTCATCACCTGCTACCGAACCATTATCATCCACAGGCTGAGCTTCCCAAGGTGGTGGTGGAAATGACTCGTTGTTTTGAGAACCTTGAAAGTTATGGTGCTGGTGGAAGTTTGAGACAGAAGCATGGCTTTGGTCTCCAGGATTGCCGGACAGGGTATCAGCAACATTAGTTGCTTGGTTGCTATCATAATGCAGGTCGAATGGGACGAGGGCGTTCTGTTCAGATAAAGGAGTAGTTGGCTGCTGCTCGGTCAAAGGAACAAGAGCCAGTGAAGTGTTCGCCACAGGAGGAATGTAGTCGTCACCACTCAGTAGGTCCAATTTGGGATCAAACTTAGCTGGAGAAGCTGTACCACCAATGGTGGGAGATGCATTCATTGACTGATTTACTGTTTGTGTGCTTGAGCCGGTAGCATTGGAAGCCAACCTGCAATAAATTCATTGGTTGCAAGTCATATATAAAATAGTACGGAAGTATATGCTCAACAGTTTTAATGTCTAAActtaaaatgaatttgattCTAAACTAATAATACTAATCTGAAAATATGTGTCCAGAGaactttcaaaagaaaaagatgaaaacttTCAAATGAGTGGAGTTATGAATTCCATGGAGTCATGGATTTCTAGGGTGTACAATGTAAAGAGTTAACAAGATATAAAatcgataatttttttttagtattggGATCCACAAACTTCTTGAGTCAAACAAGGAGTGAAGTTCAGAAGTGCATTCTCTTCAACTCTCTCTCTCCCAACTTCTTGGACCAAATACCTCCTTAATAGTATTATTAATTGATAgtggttatttattttaaatagctTCAAATATAGAAGCATCTTAAAGCTTTCGACTTACtttcctatattttaaaataacatgATAGTCTCTAGCTAACAATCTTAAATAACTCAGAACTTTCATGCAATCTTCAAAAACAATAATAGAATCAAACAGCATGTATACTGAACCAACGCTAAGAAATCAAAGAATATAATTACTTCCTCTCAGGTTGTTGGTTTCCAGTGTCATTAAGAGGAATATGATCATCATGACGTGCTCCAACCAATTCGGGCTTGGGTTCCCCTTTCTGAACAGACATTCTTGAAGCCATGGCTTCATGCTTGGAAAGTACACGTTGTAAATCATCATTAAGTGACAATCCTTGGCAGAGCAATGATTCATCCCTAAATATAGAAATGAAATTAGTATATACCGTCATATGACCTATATATTGAAAGGGAACCATATTTCATGACACAGAGGAGCTCTGTATATGGGTATCCCCTCTAACGAACACGAAAATAACACAACCATAATTTTCAAGGGACAATCTATATCACcagaaacaaagaaaaagtaACAATACTGAAGTCCTTTTTTTCACCTACGGTTTCAGTGATATTAACTTCCAGCAACTTTTGCCATCAAAGCCAAAAGCATAATATACAAGGAATTCTCATAACAAGCACACATCCAATACGGTACCTAACTACACCAACCTTTCGGTTCCAATATATGCCCACAATAAAATGACAATACAATAATATAGCTGAAAAAACCatgatataaaacccaacaaaaagggTCTTACGAAGTTGAATTCACGAGTTGAACTACTCTCTGCTTGTAACCATGGCATTGCTCTACCAAGTCAACAACAACATCCTGCTTAATATCCTACACGAAATGAAGTCACAAATCAAATTGGTTATAAGTATtcatcaaaaaaataaaattgataaaggAAGGAATTACGGATGTCCCCGAAGGGGCATAACAATTAAGGAATTATAATGCATAAAAAGCTGAATATATACATATGGGAATCGTTTATTATCAAGGGTAACATTAGAAACTTTATTATTCACAAATtacattatgatttttttttttttaataaccgGCAGTTGGAGCTTCGCTCCCTATAACCGGGAAATTACATTATCGTATTATTACTCAAAACCACCATTAGCACACGGTTTCATTACAACATTAATCTAACGTTTTGTCAAATCAATAACTTACCTCCTTGTTTCCTGGATCTAATGCATTTAGCATTTCTGCAAGGACAACCACTACTCCCCGTGCAAGTTGGATCTCACTCAAGCTGAAAACGAATTCATGTCACAGAAGATCCCAAAACAGTATTCTAGGCATAGGGAGAAAATGTCAAAAGAACGAAGTAAACTATCATGTTAAACAAAAGTTTAATGGTGTAACTACAAGTTTCTCCAGAACAAGATTGAACACATTAGTACAATGACCCACTCAAATCAACACATTAGAACAATGACCCACTCAAATTTCTAACACATGAAAACTAGTAGATCATCAAGCCTCCGTTTCAGAATCCTAGAAAACAGTTCCACCGGAGCAAGAAAACTGTAAGTGTAGAAGCGAACTATCCACTTTTCATTCCACTGTCGTTTTTCAATACATCTTAAAACTTTGAACTTATGTAAGGAAAGTGAAAAGGGGCAAAGTGGGGAAATTGTAAGTTGTAATGAAGAGAGTTAGTTTTAAGCTGAGAATTCAAGGGGAAGCTTGTGTAACTAACTATGAGAAAGTAGCTAAACAAACGAGAGGGAAGGGAATGAGAGCATTCAATAGTTTCTAGTGAAGTCCGTTCAGACATACAGTCAATCTAAAAAAGTGTACCTCAAGGCTGATAATTTAACATCCCTTGAGGATCCTGGAGCATCTTGCTGATAATCAGGATTGTCCGCATTCTGATTATACAATTCCACCTGTTGTCTTTCTGGAGATGTGAGTACAGGCGCTGGCCTTTCAGATTTATGGGGGAAAACTGCCCCAGCACGCTGTAAGGGACCAAATTTTCAgaaaatgtcaatttttattaagatTATCTCCTTATCAATCAGATTCTATGGTTTAACAATGAAATTAACAAGAATCCAAGGACTATCACATAACAATACGCAACACAATATCATGGATAACATTGATTAATCGTACCAATAGTTCTTGATAAGCAGCATAATATTGTGGATATCGTCCTGTTGGTCCTCCTAAAGCCTCTTGCCAGGCATTTATCAGGAATAATATCTTCTCTTTGACACGAAGGTCAGGCTACACCATGCATCATATACACCATGAAACCAAGCTAAACGCTTTTCTTTCACCCCTAAGGGGATTTTCAGGACAAGGAGTAAAATAGTGAGGAACAAGGAGTTGTGAAATCTAGGGAGCTGTGAACTCCTTGGGCTCACCGTATAAGTAGttgataagatataaaattgatgttttttagtAGTGGGATCCACCCAGTCCCTGGACCAAACAAGGAGTAGAGTTCACAAACTCTTACTTCCCTAGTCCTACTTCCCAACTCCTTGGGTCAAACACAccctaaagaacaaaaaataagGTAAAACTACACCTCTCTTACCTTCTTCTTTACAATTTTGACCATATCATGGGGAATTTCCTTCTCGGCGACAAGTGCATGACTAATGTTTCCACAATTCTTGAATATGGTCTCCAAGAGCTGCATATAAGCAGATACAAAAGGTGAAATGTATTCAAGACTTGCTGTCCCAAAGACAGATTGTGAGCAAGGTAAGTAGTGCCAACATATCAtgtcaataaattaattaaaaatgttgGTGATTAAAATGATAGGGGTGTTCTCTTACTGTTAAAACAAGAAGCTGAACTTTGGGGTGCTTACTTCCAAGGCGCTTCTTTATTCTTTTAACAACACCTTTTGTTTGCCTGGTCAATCATCAACAAACTGAATAGTTTACACTAAACGATAATGAAAAGAATACTGCTTCAACATAAATTTCCTTGGTCCTTCAACAGATATAGACTTCTCTAAGTACCAAACTTCAATACGCAATGTTCCAAGAGACAAATGATTGTCTGATTATAGAAGCAAAATGAAATGACCGTATCGAGAAAATATTTGCAGAAATTTCAACAACTAAATTGGGTGATCGTTCTGCATAAGGGTGCTTCTGCTTCAGTTTTTCTAAACCGTTATTATTAGTACGTTCACTGAACTGAAGAAAGGCTTTTCATAGAACTCACCAATGTGGGAGCTTCTTCCATCAATTGAAGCTTCCATTTAGGAGCATattcaagaaaacttcaaaataGCGTATACAGACTGGGTCAGCCGTTGCATAAGAACAATCTTAATCATCGgtaacatatttattatgaatTCTAATAAGGACAACAAATCCTCTACCTATCTCTATAGtaatatgatattgtccactttgaaCATAAATCTTCATCGGGTTTTTTTGGTTTCATCCAAAAAGTCCCACACCAATAGAGATAGTTGTCCTCATTTATATATCCATGATCATTCTTTTTCCTAACTAATGTGGAACTTTGTTTGCACGACTAACAATTCTACCTTCAAACAAAGTACCACCTTGAGTTGAGTCTTTCCTCATTCATCCACTCTCAATCATCTACAAGAGCTTATTCTATCAAGACCCATTTGCGAAGTCAGATAGGGCACAACCatgagtaattttttttttggaatagaCCACCTCTTGCATCTTTAATCTCGTCAGAGTTATTACTTGCTTGCCGTTCCAAGCACTTTTTGTCTGATCAGGGAATTCATCCACAAGACTCACTACTTTTCTTTGAAAACGGTGACAATCGCACCCATACAACTAGGTTTAGAGCATGACTCTAATAGAACCTTCATCTATTTCTACAAtcgtatgatattgtccactttaggATATGAAGAGCCCGATAAAATAAACAGagacaaattcaaaattaagaaagccaaaataaaataaatttaataatttctaCCCAAGTTACCGACACAGCAAACAAACTCCAACAACTGCTTGAAACCAATCAATAAAATCCTTCAAAAATccataagaaatcatcaacatacGAGAAGAATTTACAAAACgacaacaaaagaagaaaaacactgAAAACAGGGGAGAGAGGGAGTGTAATCGAGTAAAGAAATCAAAGCCTACCCAATATCTCTGTTGATCATATCACATATCTCCATGTTCGCAGCCCAGTCTGGACCGATCAACATATCGCTCGTGGCACGTTCAACCATCGGATTCACCATCTTCACGACCACGACAACCCCAAAAACGATCCACCTGTATTGAAGAGAAAAATTTCTACTCCAAAAGGCAATAAATCGTAAACTCGTTCTTCTGCAAGTTCccaaaaatattcaaattgtgGAATAGTATCGTATCAGTATCGTTCTTTCAAAGTCCCAACTCTCACTCTTCGTAACTATCTGTCACTGTTGGATTTGGAGATGGACGGTGCCGCGATTATTCTTCTTCTGCTGATTCATACAACGCCGACTAATCAACTGCTCTTTGGCATTTACTTCTGTAACGGCCCGAGCAGTCCGCCGTACTTTGATCACCCGCCACCCCTTTTTATATTCATACATTTTCTATAACTTTTTTTGGTTTGCACACAAATTTTTGTACGCTGCACCTATATTGAactcaaaaatatatttagaatattttgaaaacatcTATTTTTTGTACAATCcaccaaataattcaattttttttaaatacaattaaaAGTAAAAGTCTCGAATTATAAACCTGGTAGTTATTATTAACTTACTCGTACGCTATGATACTTATTTTGACCACTCAatagattaattataatttgtctacatagtaaaaaaaatcgtttttttatttttttcttctatgtGATTGGATGGGATTGCAACAATTTTACGTGATAAATTGTGGTTGGAAAAATATTGATTGATAGATTGCAAAAAGATGGGTATACCTGAGTATTTTTCTTGAttgcttttattattattattattagtctTTCACACTTCGACACATTTACGACCTTAATTATTCTGATGTTTTTGGAAATTCGAGGTTGCCTGGACCTGTTGATATTAATTTACTACTAATTACCGTTATTGTTTCTACCATTAAGAAAGAGAAATGCCgaaagaaagaatgaaagaaatGTATTTGTTGACTGTTTCCCTTCCTCAACAaacaaatagttaccaaatttttaataatataattttcttaGGATGAATTTGAAGATCCTTAATGAAATTTCCTTTTGAAAATCAACTGTGgtctttttttattaaaaaaaaatagaatcgaCTAAATCAGAATATTTTCATGACAAATATTATATgagattgaaggaaaatttcacaaaataacccaaatctcaaaaacttttttatgAATAACCTTTTCCTAAAAACTTATTTATGACTAACTTTTTTTGTCCATGTGAAATATCAATTTTATCCCCAATTTAAAAAACTCTTCAAACTGCCTTTACAAATACTTTACAAAGGACCATTCACCCCACATTTTGCTTACATCTCTCACTGTGCAATTTTGATCTCAAGTTTCTCTCATCATCTCTTATCATTATCTGAGCGTTTGGCCAACTTTTCATCAGTCATTTCTACACATTTTTCACCATCGACGATCTCTGAAAGAAATGTGACTCTTCTCCTTGAATGCATGCTGATATTCATTTAGGGTTCTCGCCGGTTGTTTAGGGTTTGCGCATaccttttgttaaacgatctatcaacttttgttaaatgattgtgaATTCGTTCTTAatcaatcatttagataatccTAGGTGAGCGTTTAGTATTTTTTAAACGATCGGTTAGAGAAacgtaaacgattgtttagacaaagatgtgcgattgtttagttttctttacacgattgtttagttctTTGTAATGCGATTGATAGTTATTTATTATGCAATCATTTAGGTATTTAtaatgcgatcgtttagttatttgttatacgatcgtttagttgtttgttatgcgatcgtttaattttCAGTTGCGCAATTGTTTAGTtctttgttatgcgatcatttagtttttattatgtgattaTTTAGTTGTTTTAGGCGATTGTTTACTTACTATGGTAATGTATACATTTGTTACAGGTTGCTAAATGGTCTTCGCTGCTGAGAAATATTTCCCTGCTACAATTTCTTACCAAGTCAACAAAACTACGCTGGTTATTAAGAATAAATTGACAAAAGAGCATATGAGAATATATAGGACAACTACCTTTGGTCCATTGTTGGACGTAGATCTTGTAT
This region includes:
- the LOC120085889 gene encoding TOM1-like protein 9 isoform X2, which gives rise to MVNPMVERATSDMLIGPDWAANMEICDMINRDIGQTKGVVKRIKKRLGSKHPKVQLLVLTLLETIFKNCGNISHALVAEKEIPHDMVKIVKKKRAGAVFPHKSERPAPVLTSPERQQVELYNQNADNPDYQQDAPGSSRDVKLSALSLSEIQLARGVVVVLAEMLNALDPGNKEDIKQDVVVDLVEQCHGYKQRVVQLVNSTSDESLLCQGLSLNDDLQRVLSKHEAMASRMSVQKGEPKPELVGARHDDHIPLNDTGNQQPERKLASNATGSSTQTVNQSMNASPTIGGTASPAKFDPKLDLLSGDDYIPPVANTSLALVPLTEQQPTTPLSEQNALVPFDLHYDSNQATNVADTLSGNPGDQSHASVSNFHQHHNFQGSQNNESFPPPPWEAQPVDDNGSVAGDEYPHPMKVTQVVFTHVQNGLYPQGLQPIANNQVVGVYIQPIVGSQISALNSQFTISNQLDSATRTFDGGPYGAMLSQQYPLQMFGNQFSGYGHIQPQGAQYLEQRMYISNDNGITNSSYQISALSSMTPNRPSKPEDNLFGDLVDLAKFKSMKPTPAAAGSD
- the LOC120085889 gene encoding TOM1-like protein 9 isoform X1, coding for MVNPMVERATSDMLIGPDWAANMEICDMINRDIGQTKGVVKRIKKRLGSKHPKVQLLVLTLLETIFKNCGNISHALVAEKEIPHDMVKIVKKKPDLRVKEKILFLINAWQEALGGPTGRYPQYYAAYQELLRAGAVFPHKSERPAPVLTSPERQQVELYNQNADNPDYQQDAPGSSRDVKLSALSLSEIQLARGVVVVLAEMLNALDPGNKEDIKQDVVVDLVEQCHGYKQRVVQLVNSTSDESLLCQGLSLNDDLQRVLSKHEAMASRMSVQKGEPKPELVGARHDDHIPLNDTGNQQPERKLASNATGSSTQTVNQSMNASPTIGGTASPAKFDPKLDLLSGDDYIPPVANTSLALVPLTEQQPTTPLSEQNALVPFDLHYDSNQATNVADTLSGNPGDQSHASVSNFHQHHNFQGSQNNESFPPPPWEAQPVDDNGSVAGDEYPHPMKVTQVVFTHVQNGLYPQGLQPIANNQVVGVYIQPIVGSQISALNSQFTISNQLDSATRTFDGGPYGAMLSQQYPLQMFGNQFSGYGHIQPQGAQYLEQRMYISNDNGITNSSYQISALSSMTPNRPSKPEDNLFGDLVDLAKFKSMKPTPAAAGSD